The following proteins come from a genomic window of Actinopolyspora saharensis:
- a CDS encoding PucR family transcriptional regulator codes for MDGLELLPVTLTVRDLLEDPELELTIHGNRGFADRPISWVHTSELADPTPFLEGGELLLTTGLTLRGPECGEYVNRVAAAGVSGLGFGVGFTHGEVPRELIAAAAEAGLPLVVVPHRTPFIAISKAVSRALAEDEYEGVRRLSRAQHELARAAGSKRDLAPLIRKLAGFVEGWVALLDGAGAVLHAAPTTAGESARVLAAEAERLHGRQGRGAVEVELSEQVISLQDLGAGNGAVLAVGRARSFGTAERQVINSAASLLILALRQTETLRSARRKLRTGFLRTLLAGEPVWEVLDDLRVGFPTSPVRVLAFSGERDREELLYLLETGSSAETVYPVEHEGTVLAVVPAEGASAELLSRRCGARVGVSEPCDSNGISRALRQAEQAVAAARTGVEVVRFAELAGCGLLELVPADRASGFAASLLAPLEGSQELLGSLREWLARHGQWEQAAGALGVHRHTLRNRIRKVESLLGRDLDQPGVRAELWLALRVLNGTEH; via the coding sequence ATGGACGGTTTGGAGTTGTTGCCGGTGACGTTGACGGTGCGGGACCTCCTCGAGGATCCGGAGCTGGAGCTGACGATTCACGGGAACCGCGGCTTCGCGGACCGGCCGATCTCCTGGGTGCACACCAGCGAGCTGGCCGATCCCACCCCTTTCCTCGAGGGCGGGGAGCTGCTGCTGACCACGGGACTGACGCTGCGCGGTCCCGAGTGCGGGGAGTACGTGAACAGGGTCGCTGCGGCCGGGGTGTCCGGGCTCGGTTTCGGGGTGGGGTTCACCCACGGTGAAGTGCCGCGGGAACTGATCGCGGCGGCTGCCGAAGCGGGGCTGCCGCTGGTGGTCGTGCCGCACCGGACACCGTTCATCGCGATCAGCAAGGCGGTCTCACGCGCGCTGGCCGAGGACGAGTACGAGGGAGTCCGGCGGCTCAGCCGAGCTCAACACGAACTGGCCCGAGCGGCCGGGAGCAAGCGGGACCTGGCCCCGCTGATCCGCAAGCTGGCCGGTTTCGTCGAGGGGTGGGTGGCGTTGCTGGACGGTGCGGGAGCGGTGTTGCACGCCGCTCCGACCACGGCAGGAGAATCGGCGCGGGTGCTCGCCGCAGAGGCCGAGCGGCTGCACGGCAGGCAGGGCAGAGGTGCCGTGGAGGTCGAGCTGTCCGAGCAGGTGATCAGCCTGCAGGACCTCGGAGCGGGGAACGGGGCGGTGCTCGCAGTCGGTCGTGCGCGCTCGTTCGGCACGGCCGAACGGCAAGTGATCAACTCGGCTGCCTCCTTGTTGATCCTGGCTCTGCGGCAGACCGAGACGCTGCGCTCCGCGCGGCGGAAACTGCGCACCGGATTCCTGCGGACCCTGTTGGCGGGCGAGCCCGTCTGGGAGGTGCTCGACGACCTGCGGGTCGGATTTCCCACCTCGCCCGTCCGGGTGCTGGCCTTCTCCGGGGAACGCGACCGGGAGGAACTGCTGTACCTGCTCGAGACGGGAAGCTCCGCGGAAACGGTCTACCCGGTCGAGCACGAAGGAACCGTGCTGGCGGTGGTTCCGGCCGAGGGGGCGAGCGCGGAGCTGCTGAGCCGTCGGTGCGGCGCGCGGGTCGGGGTTTCCGAACCGTGCGACTCGAACGGAATCTCGCGTGCCCTGCGCCAGGCGGAGCAGGCCGTGGCCGCGGCCCGCACCGGGGTCGAGGTGGTGCGGTTCGCCGAGCTGGCCGGATGCGGCCTGCTGGAGCTGGTTCCGGCGGATCGAGCGAGCGGGTTCGCCGCGTCCCTGCTGGCCCCGCTGGAGGGCAGTCAGGAGCTGCTCGGCTCGCTGCGCGAGTGGCTGGCCCGGCACGGGCAGTGGGAGCAGGCAGCAGGCGCGCTGGGAGTGCACCGCCACACGCTGCGCAACCGGATCCGCAAGGTGGAGTCACTGCTCGGGCGCGATCTGGATCAACCCGGGGTGCGCGCGGAACTGTGGCTGGCCCTGCGGGTGCTGAACGGGACCGAGCACTGA
- the gabT gene encoding 4-aminobutyrate--2-oxoglutarate transaminase — protein MTTLTNEETPAARKRLLRTEIPGPKSRELQGRRAMTVATGVGSALPVYVTGAEEGVLHDVDGNVLIDLGSGIAVTNVGNAAPEVVDAIRGQAGEFTHTCFMVTPYENYLEVCEELAEVTPGEHDKRTVLFNSGAEAVENAVKIARRATGRQAVVVFDHAYHGRTNLTMAMTAKSVPYKHGFGPFTSEVYRMPMSYPARDGADGAETARGVIDRIEKQVGADSVAAVVVEPVQGEGGFVEPAEGFLPELSRWCAESGALFVADEIQTGFCRTGDWFACEHEGVVPDLITTAKGIAGGMPLAGVTGRAEVMDSLPPGSLGGTYGGNPVSCAAALGAIRAMRERDLAGAARDIQHRALPRLRALAERTERILEVRGRGAMLGVEFVRAGSGDPDPELAARVAKTCHERGVVVLTCGTYGNVIRLLPPLVISAELLDEGLDVLEEALVEQLDHPAR, from the coding sequence ATGACCACACTCACCAACGAGGAGACGCCCGCCGCGCGGAAACGACTGCTGCGCACCGAGATCCCCGGGCCGAAGTCGCGTGAGCTGCAGGGGCGCCGCGCGATGACCGTGGCCACCGGTGTGGGCAGCGCGCTGCCCGTCTACGTCACGGGAGCGGAGGAAGGCGTGCTGCACGACGTGGACGGCAACGTGCTGATCGACCTGGGCTCGGGGATCGCGGTGACCAACGTGGGCAACGCGGCCCCCGAGGTGGTCGACGCGATCCGCGGTCAAGCCGGCGAGTTCACCCACACCTGCTTCATGGTGACCCCCTACGAGAACTACCTCGAGGTCTGCGAGGAACTGGCCGAGGTCACCCCCGGCGAGCACGACAAGCGCACCGTGCTGTTCAACTCCGGGGCGGAGGCTGTGGAGAACGCGGTCAAGATCGCTCGCAGGGCCACCGGGCGGCAGGCCGTGGTGGTCTTCGACCACGCCTACCACGGGCGCACCAACCTCACGATGGCGATGACGGCCAAATCGGTGCCCTACAAGCACGGGTTCGGTCCGTTCACCAGCGAGGTCTACCGCATGCCGATGTCCTACCCGGCGCGGGACGGCGCGGACGGAGCCGAAACGGCCCGCGGGGTGATCGACCGGATCGAGAAGCAGGTGGGGGCCGACTCCGTGGCCGCCGTGGTCGTCGAGCCCGTGCAGGGCGAGGGCGGGTTCGTCGAACCGGCCGAGGGTTTCCTGCCGGAGCTGTCGCGATGGTGCGCCGAAAGCGGTGCGCTCTTCGTCGCCGATGAGATCCAGACCGGTTTCTGCCGGACCGGGGACTGGTTCGCCTGCGAGCACGAGGGGGTGGTGCCCGATCTGATCACCACGGCCAAGGGGATCGCGGGCGGCATGCCGCTGGCGGGGGTGACCGGCCGGGCCGAGGTGATGGACTCACTGCCCCCGGGAAGCCTGGGCGGCACCTACGGCGGCAACCCGGTCTCCTGCGCCGCCGCTCTCGGAGCCATCCGGGCGATGCGCGAGCGGGACCTCGCCGGAGCCGCGCGGGACATCCAGCACCGTGCGCTGCCCAGGCTGCGCGCGCTGGCGGAGCGCACCGAGCGGATCCTCGAAGTACGCGGGCGAGGGGCGATGCTGGGCGTCGAGTTCGTCCGCGCCGGAAGCGGCGATCCCGACCCAGAACTGGCCGCGCGGGTGGCCAAGACCTGCCACGAACGCGGTGTCGTCGTGCTCACCTGCGGCACCTACGGCAACGTGATCCGCCTGCTTCCCCCGCTGGTGATCTCGGCCGAGCTGCTGGACGAGGGACTCGACGTGCTCGAGGAGGCCCTGGTGGAGCAGCTGGACCACCCCGCCCGGTGA